The proteins below come from a single Rhizobium sp. BT04 genomic window:
- a CDS encoding AAA family ATPase, translating to MPNPESGKRSRVPWNTRTREWRYVTVPVYMAYCAVAAALRPWNGIERKFIATLIFKDDYYQPIYSQAAQVFAREIWKSSDWETYIFQWSSSPFRDQSLAEKNGRAIFLSPPGYRLTDDERLFSDAVIEIEPRSPEHARAALRRAGIPVDDELVELLISAPWSRLHSAFQDRRGPVQGLERLRRETARLKDVESAKVLHDDFPTLEHMHGLGPAVEWGLNLAKDLADYKSGLIGWNEVDAGVLLSGPPGIGKTLFASALANSCKVPIIYGSVSKWQEAGALDAHLKAMRASFKLARDKAPSILFIDEFDTLGKRTNSDRNAGYHNGVITGALEQLDGFERRDGVVVVAACNHPRLVDAALLRAGRLDRHLELTLPDGPSRRGILKFHSGIELSAADAEVFEFSTEGFSGADIERLVRDARRTARRQADYFSAIHIIDQLPTLEKLPEDYLRVIAVHEAGHALVGLEIGREVSGITMSKWRVSGDRRVLGTVETALSEVQARTKTTYLDTVAIFLAGISAEMEVFGTFADGASGSNEADLNSATDLATMIEGTTGMGHTLAVEVPGPEEFARMRLYNPELRKQVHVLLENELARTRSIIQRQRPALDALVDRLMANPAMTGQEVVQVLQSNRRSVVSLAKPQLRTGT from the coding sequence ATGCCGAACCCTGAGTCTGGCAAGCGATCACGCGTGCCTTGGAATACGAGAACTCGCGAGTGGCGCTACGTCACTGTGCCGGTCTACATGGCGTATTGCGCCGTCGCCGCCGCATTGCGGCCTTGGAATGGTATAGAGCGGAAATTCATAGCGACGCTGATCTTTAAAGACGATTACTACCAACCGATCTACTCGCAGGCTGCCCAAGTCTTCGCGAGGGAAATTTGGAAATCGTCGGACTGGGAGACCTACATCTTCCAATGGTCGAGCTCGCCGTTTCGCGACCAGTCACTCGCTGAGAAAAACGGGCGTGCGATATTCTTATCGCCGCCGGGTTACCGGCTTACCGACGACGAGCGGCTGTTTTCGGATGCCGTGATCGAAATCGAGCCTCGTTCTCCAGAGCATGCAAGGGCTGCACTTCGGCGGGCCGGAATTCCGGTCGATGATGAACTCGTCGAGCTGTTGATTTCGGCACCGTGGTCAAGGCTGCATTCCGCCTTTCAGGACCGGCGTGGTCCGGTCCAAGGTTTGGAACGCCTTCGGCGCGAGACAGCTAGGCTCAAGGACGTCGAGTCTGCCAAAGTCCTACACGATGATTTTCCGACACTAGAACACATGCATGGCCTGGGTCCTGCGGTGGAATGGGGACTCAATCTCGCGAAAGACCTCGCAGATTACAAATCCGGGCTTATCGGCTGGAACGAAGTCGATGCCGGCGTCTTGCTTTCCGGGCCTCCAGGCATTGGGAAAACGCTGTTCGCGAGTGCACTCGCCAACTCGTGCAAAGTGCCGATCATCTATGGCTCGGTTTCTAAATGGCAGGAGGCCGGTGCTCTGGACGCGCACCTTAAAGCCATGCGCGCTTCCTTCAAACTAGCGCGCGACAAGGCACCATCTATCTTGTTCATCGATGAATTCGACACCTTGGGAAAACGTACGAACTCTGACCGGAACGCGGGCTACCACAACGGCGTGATTACTGGTGCACTTGAGCAGCTCGATGGCTTTGAACGTCGAGACGGCGTAGTTGTTGTTGCCGCATGCAACCATCCTCGGCTCGTCGATGCCGCCCTCCTGCGAGCAGGGAGGCTTGACCGGCATCTGGAGCTGACACTTCCCGACGGCCCCTCGCGCCGCGGCATCCTGAAATTCCACTCTGGAATCGAGCTGTCGGCCGCCGATGCGGAAGTATTCGAATTCTCCACCGAAGGGTTCTCGGGTGCAGACATCGAGCGGCTCGTCAGGGATGCAAGGCGGACGGCCCGCCGGCAAGCTGATTACTTCAGCGCGATCCATATTATCGATCAGCTCCCAACCCTTGAGAAGCTTCCTGAAGACTATCTCAGAGTGATCGCGGTCCATGAGGCCGGCCATGCCCTCGTCGGTCTTGAAATCGGGCGTGAGGTCTCAGGAATCACGATGTCGAAATGGCGAGTTAGCGGCGATAGACGGGTGCTTGGCACCGTCGAGACCGCGCTTTCGGAGGTGCAGGCGAGAACCAAAACAACTTACCTGGACACGGTAGCCATCTTCTTGGCGGGCATCTCAGCGGAAATGGAAGTCTTCGGGACCTTCGCTGATGGGGCATCAGGTTCAAATGAGGCAGACCTGAATAGCGCGACCGATCTTGCGACGATGATTGAGGGTACGACCGGTATGGGCCACACGCTCGCGGTGGAGGTTCCCGGTCCGGAAGAGTTCGCAAGGATGCGCCTATACAATCCAGAGCTCCGAAAACAGGTCCACGTCTTGCTGGAAAATGAACTCGCAAGGACGAGGTCCATCATTCAAAGGCAGCGCCCCGCGCTGGACGCGCTCGTCGATAGATTGATGGCAAATCCGGCCATGACCGGACAGGAAGTTGTCCAGGTGTTGCAAAGCAACAGGCGCTCGGTTGTCAGCCTTGCAAAGCCACAGCTCAGGACGGGTACGTGA
- a CDS encoding BrnA antitoxin family protein, producing the protein MTIKYSSKRPLTPKEEAEIQKMIASDPDNPELTEEQIAGLKPFSEALPELAESIRKNLGGRPKSDNPKVAVSIRLDPEVVDAFKAKGEGWQSRINETLRKAVGL; encoded by the coding sequence ATGACTATCAAGTATTCCTCGAAACGGCCTTTAACCCCTAAGGAAGAGGCTGAAATCCAGAAGATGATCGCATCCGACCCTGACAACCCAGAACTGACCGAGGAGCAGATCGCTGGCCTTAAACCCTTCAGCGAAGCTCTTCCTGAGTTGGCCGAATCCATCAGGAAGAACTTGGGCGGCCGGCCAAAGTCCGATAACCCTAAGGTCGCCGTGAGCATTCGGCTTGATCCGGAAGTCGTCGATGCCTTCAAGGCGAAAGGCGAAGGCTGGCAAAGCCGGATAAACGAGACGCTGCGAAAGGCGGTAGGACTATAG
- a CDS encoding DUF982 domain-containing protein, producing MEWDTSIEFDPVILLFEDPDRFFSVRTAVGAANALMYEFPCDDGKEFLAAIEICLDVVKGNAEPEQLRAAIIRAADEAGVTAISVLH from the coding sequence ATGGAATGGGACACTTCGATCGAATTCGATCCAGTCATTCTTCTCTTTGAGGACCCCGACAGATTTTTCTCCGTCAGGACGGCCGTGGGGGCCGCCAACGCGCTCATGTACGAGTTCCCGTGCGACGACGGTAAGGAGTTCCTTGCTGCTATTGAAATCTGTCTGGACGTCGTGAAGGGCAACGCTGAACCTGAGCAACTGAGGGCGGCGATTATTCGCGCCGCGGATGAAGCTGGCGTAACGGCCATCTCCGTTCTTCATTGA
- a CDS encoding DUF2937 family protein, with the protein MGPIARIIAIVAGLAGGTVFSQAPEFAQQYRQRIGGAVDELRVIVEDFNRQAADHHLDRQQALTAYAQSSDDFLRDRGVSMQSTISRYETLLSQQLKLGTAAPVAKPFVLLLGNADDVVFANTWRDFVPGVPVSFAGLVWGAIGFAGGWGVTVLLGLGARRVGRGRRAYRQVS; encoded by the coding sequence ATGGGACCGATTGCAAGGATCATCGCCATCGTCGCCGGGCTTGCCGGCGGCACGGTGTTTTCGCAGGCGCCGGAATTTGCCCAGCAATACCGCCAGCGGATCGGCGGAGCGGTCGACGAATTGCGTGTCATCGTCGAGGATTTCAACCGGCAAGCGGCCGACCATCATCTCGATCGCCAGCAGGCGCTTACCGCCTATGCCCAATCCTCCGACGATTTCCTGCGCGACCGCGGCGTCTCGATGCAGAGCACGATCTCGCGCTACGAAACGCTGCTGTCGCAGCAACTGAAACTCGGCACCGCCGCCCCGGTCGCCAAGCCCTTCGTGCTGTTGCTGGGCAATGCCGATGACGTCGTTTTTGCCAATACCTGGCGGGATTTCGTGCCTGGTGTTCCTGTCAGTTTCGCCGGTCTTGTCTGGGGCGCGATTGGTTTTGCCGGTGGGTGGGGCGTGACGGTGCTGCTGGGATTGGGGGCACGACGCGTTGGGCGCGGACGACGAGCCTATCGTCAGGTGTCATGA
- a CDS encoding BON domain-containing protein, whose translation MVFKEQTFHGLEPEIETEIANRALLESAVANALAIAGGIDAADVEVTMDEDQVVLTGTVGTVGEIERATAVAKAVEGVHSVQNRILLGGSSLDGTH comes from the coding sequence ATGGTTTTCAAGGAACAGACATTTCACGGGCTCGAACCGGAAATAGAAACGGAAATCGCCAACCGCGCGTTGCTCGAGTCGGCTGTCGCCAATGCGCTGGCGATCGCCGGCGGTATCGATGCGGCGGATGTCGAGGTGACGATGGACGAAGATCAGGTGGTTCTGACGGGCACCGTCGGCACGGTCGGTGAGATCGAACGGGCGACTGCGGTCGCCAAGGCCGTCGAGGGTGTGCATTCGGTGCAGAATCGCATCCTGCTCGGCGGATCGTCGCTCGACGGCACGCATTAA
- the dxr gene encoding 1-deoxy-D-xylulose-5-phosphate reductoisomerase, which produces MMTGKTAPRRLSIFGSTGSIGRNTLNVVDHLGGRENFEISVLTGNGNVELLARQAKLSGARLAVTANDRHYQSLKTELSGSGIAVASGKSGLMEAAEREADWVMAAIVGTAGLAPTLAAARRGADIALANKECLVSAGDLFIAAVRQGGGRLLPVDSEHNAIFQVLEENQRHAIERVILTASGGPFRTASLKEMADVTVETARAHPNWSMGLKISIDSASMFNKALEMIEARHLFGLTPEQIEVIFHPQSIIHSMVGYTDGSVLAQLGAPDMRTAIGYALSFPRRPNLPIERLDFAKLARLDFEAPDEVRFPALRLARLAMTRGGVQGAVLNGAKEVALEAFIEGRLPFLAMAEITERVMDYLAGLPPAADMDDVFAADRQARQRAGDLMKLAVAG; this is translated from the coding sequence ATGATGACCGGCAAAACCGCGCCGCGGCGCCTTAGCATCTTCGGCTCGACCGGTTCGATCGGCCGGAACACGCTCAATGTCGTCGATCATCTGGGTGGGCGGGAGAACTTCGAAATTTCCGTGCTGACCGGCAACGGCAACGTCGAATTGCTGGCCCGGCAGGCCAAATTATCAGGCGCGCGGCTGGCGGTGACGGCAAATGACCGGCATTACCAATCACTGAAGACCGAACTTTCCGGCAGCGGCATCGCGGTTGCCTCGGGAAAATCCGGCCTGATGGAAGCGGCCGAACGCGAAGCCGACTGGGTGATGGCGGCAATCGTCGGCACCGCGGGCCTGGCGCCAACACTTGCAGCTGCGCGCCGCGGCGCCGATATCGCCCTTGCCAACAAGGAATGCCTGGTCTCGGCCGGCGATCTCTTCATCGCAGCCGTCCGCCAAGGCGGCGGCCGGCTGCTCCCCGTCGACAGCGAGCACAATGCGATTTTCCAGGTGCTGGAAGAGAACCAGCGCCACGCCATCGAGCGCGTCATCCTCACGGCATCAGGCGGCCCCTTCCGCACCGCCTCGCTCAAAGAGATGGCGGATGTGACGGTGGAAACCGCGCGCGCCCACCCCAACTGGTCGATGGGATTGAAAATCTCGATCGACAGCGCCTCGATGTTCAACAAGGCGCTGGAAATGATCGAAGCCCGGCATCTGTTCGGCCTGACGCCCGAACAGATCGAAGTCATCTTCCATCCGCAATCGATCATCCATTCCATGGTCGGCTATACCGACGGGTCGGTGCTGGCCCAGCTCGGCGCGCCCGACATGCGCACGGCCATCGGCTATGCCCTGTCCTTTCCGCGCCGGCCGAACCTGCCGATCGAGCGGCTGGATTTCGCCAAGCTCGCCAGGCTGGATTTCGAGGCGCCGGACGAGGTGCGGTTTCCCGCGCTGCGGCTGGCGCGCCTGGCGATGACGCGCGGCGGCGTTCAGGGCGCCGTGTTGAACGGCGCCAAGGAAGTGGCGCTCGAAGCCTTCATCGAAGGGCGGCTGCCCTTCCTCGCCATGGCCGAAATCACCGAGAGGGTCATGGACTATCTGGCCGGCCTGCCGCCGGCAGCCGATATGGACGATGTCTTCGCCGCTGACAGGCAGGCGCGGCAAAGGGCCGGTGATCTGATGAAGCTCGCCGTCGCCGGGTGA
- a CDS encoding ABC transporter ATP-binding protein, with protein sequence MANKSVVLQDVRKSYGNLQVVHGIDLTIEEGEFVVFVGPSGCGKSTLLRMIAGLEDVTDGEVEIKGRMVTDLDPSERGIAMVFQSYALYPHMSVRDNLAFGLKMARTNAAEIETRVKAASAILKIDHLLDRRPGQLSGGQRQRVAIGRAIVRKPDVFLFDEPLSNLDAELRVSMRIEIARLHRELGNTMIYVTHDQTEAMTLADKIVVLRDGRVEQAGTPRQIYEDPANTFVAGFIGSPRMNLLNARWGEGALVEVAGRRIESGLPPADRPVGAAVTLGLRPEHLKVASVPSGSLTARVDFSEYLGGTQYLYCQLADGQSLTVEHRSPISIAAGKEVSLLFEPSDCRLFDEGGNRLR encoded by the coding sequence ATGGCTAACAAGAGCGTCGTGCTCCAGGACGTGCGAAAAAGCTATGGCAATCTGCAGGTGGTCCACGGCATCGACCTGACGATCGAGGAGGGTGAATTCGTCGTCTTCGTCGGCCCGTCCGGCTGCGGAAAATCGACGCTTCTTCGCATGATCGCCGGCCTTGAGGACGTGACCGACGGCGAGGTCGAGATCAAGGGACGGATGGTCACCGATCTCGATCCGTCCGAACGCGGCATCGCCATGGTCTTCCAGTCCTACGCGCTCTATCCGCATATGAGCGTGCGCGACAACCTGGCCTTCGGGCTGAAGATGGCGCGCACCAATGCCGCCGAGATAGAGACGCGGGTGAAGGCCGCGTCCGCCATCCTGAAGATCGACCATCTTCTCGACCGCCGGCCGGGCCAGCTTTCCGGCGGCCAGCGGCAGCGTGTGGCGATCGGCCGGGCGATCGTGCGCAAGCCCGATGTCTTCCTGTTCGACGAACCGCTGTCCAATCTCGATGCGGAACTGCGCGTGTCGATGCGCATCGAGATCGCCCGCCTTCACCGCGAGCTCGGCAACACGATGATCTATGTCACCCACGACCAGACGGAGGCGATGACGCTCGCCGACAAGATCGTCGTGCTGCGCGACGGCCGGGTCGAACAGGCCGGAACGCCGCGGCAGATCTACGAGGATCCCGCCAATACCTTTGTGGCGGGTTTCATCGGCTCGCCGAGGATGAACCTGTTGAATGCCCGTTGGGGTGAGGGCGCCCTGGTGGAGGTCGCCGGCCGACGCATCGAAAGCGGCCTGCCGCCGGCAGACAGGCCGGTGGGCGCCGCGGTGACGCTCGGTCTGCGGCCGGAGCATCTGAAGGTGGCATCCGTGCCGTCGGGCAGCCTGACGGCCAGGGTCGATTTTTCGGAGTATCTCGGGGGAACGCAGTATCTTTATTGCCAGCTTGCCGATGGCCAGTCGCTCACCGTCGAGCATCGGTCACCGATCAGCATCGCGGCGGGCAAAGAGGTCAGCCTGCTGTTCGAACCATCGGATTGCCGATTGTTCGATGAGGGTGGCAACCGGCTGCGATAA
- a CDS encoding glycoside hydrolase family 127 protein yields the protein MTKSANDRQFRPVAVPDVELGGFWGKWQDAICNSTAETLLDRCVEAGMLKAIDVNQPSPGVVIPIQPWGGTTQMFWDSDLGKSIETIAYSLYRRPNPKLEARADEIIDMYERLQDKDGYLNAWFQRVEPARRWTNLRDHHELYCAGHLMEAAVAYYQATGKRKLLDIMCRFADYMIKIFGHGEGQIPGYCGHEEIELALVKLARVTGEQKYLDLSKYFIDERGSEPHFFTAEAARDGRSAADFHQKTYEYGQAHQPVRAQTKVVGHAVRAMYLYSGMADIATEYKDDSLTAALETLWDDLTTKQMYITGGIGPAASNEGFTDYYDLPNATAYAETCASVGLVFWASRMLGRGPDRRYADIMEQALYNGALPGLSTDGKTFFYDNPLESAGKHHRWKWHHCPCCPPNIARLVTSIGSYMYAVADDEIAVHLYGESTARLKLANGAVVELEQVTNYPWDGAIAFTTRLEKPATFALSLRIPDWAEGATLSVNGEMLDLDANIRDGYARIDREWVSGDRVAFYLPLALRPQYANPKVRQDAGRVALMRGPLVYCVETTDNGDDLNAIVLPRELPAAETVVLKDLNDAVALDLKVEREETSNWGTPLYRKAPAERQVATARFVPYHLWDNRAPGEMLVWVQSDK from the coding sequence ATGACCAAATCAGCCAATGACCGCCAGTTTCGTCCCGTCGCCGTTCCCGATGTCGAGCTCGGCGGCTTCTGGGGCAAATGGCAGGACGCCATCTGCAATTCCACTGCCGAAACCCTGCTCGACCGCTGCGTCGAGGCCGGCATGCTGAAGGCGATCGACGTCAACCAGCCGAGCCCCGGTGTCGTCATTCCCATTCAGCCCTGGGGCGGGACGACGCAGATGTTCTGGGATTCCGACCTCGGCAAGTCGATCGAGACCATCGCCTATTCGCTCTATCGCCGGCCGAATCCGAAGCTGGAGGCGCGCGCCGACGAAATCATCGACATGTATGAGAGACTGCAGGACAAGGACGGCTATCTGAACGCCTGGTTCCAGCGCGTCGAGCCCGCCCGCCGCTGGACCAACCTGCGCGACCATCACGAGCTCTATTGCGCCGGCCATCTGATGGAGGCCGCGGTCGCCTATTATCAGGCGACCGGCAAGCGCAAACTGCTCGACATCATGTGCCGCTTTGCCGATTACATGATCAAGATCTTCGGCCATGGCGAAGGCCAGATCCCCGGTTATTGCGGCCATGAGGAAATCGAACTGGCGCTGGTCAAGCTCGCCCGTGTCACGGGCGAGCAGAAATATCTCGACCTGTCGAAATACTTCATCGACGAACGCGGCTCCGAGCCGCACTTTTTCACGGCCGAGGCCGCTCGCGACGGCCGGAGCGCCGCCGACTTCCATCAGAAGACCTATGAATATGGCCAGGCGCACCAGCCGGTGCGCGCGCAGACAAAGGTCGTCGGCCACGCGGTGCGCGCCATGTACCTCTATTCCGGCATGGCCGACATCGCCACCGAATATAAGGACGACAGCCTGACGGCGGCGCTGGAAACCCTCTGGGACGATCTAACCACCAAGCAGATGTACATCACCGGCGGCATCGGGCCGGCGGCGTCCAACGAAGGTTTCACCGACTATTACGATCTGCCGAACGCCACCGCCTATGCCGAGACCTGTGCCTCGGTCGGCCTGGTGTTCTGGGCAAGCCGCATGCTCGGCCGCGGTCCAGACCGGCGCTACGCCGATATCATGGAGCAGGCGCTTTATAACGGCGCGCTGCCCGGTCTTTCCACAGACGGCAAGACTTTCTTCTACGACAATCCGCTCGAAAGCGCCGGCAAGCACCACCGCTGGAAATGGCATCATTGCCCCTGCTGCCCGCCGAACATCGCCCGGCTGGTAACCTCGATCGGCTCCTACATGTATGCCGTTGCCGATGACGAAATCGCTGTGCATCTCTATGGCGAGAGCACCGCGCGGCTGAAGCTTGCCAACGGCGCTGTGGTGGAACTCGAGCAGGTGACCAATTATCCGTGGGACGGTGCGATCGCCTTTACCACCAGGCTGGAGAAGCCGGCGACATTCGCGCTGTCGCTGCGCATTCCCGATTGGGCGGAGGGTGCTACCCTCAGCGTCAATGGCGAGATGCTCGATCTCGATGCCAATATCCGCGACGGATATGCCAGGATCGATCGCGAATGGGTCAGCGGCGATCGTGTCGCCTTCTACCTGCCGCTGGCGCTCCGCCCGCAATATGCCAATCCGAAAGTGCGCCAGGATGCCGGCCGCGTCGCCTTGATGCGCGGCCCGCTCGTCTATTGCGTCGAGACGACCGACAATGGCGACGATCTCAACGCCATCGTCCTGCCGCGCGAGCTGCCGGCCGCCGAAACCGTCGTGCTGAAGGATCTCAACGATGCGGTCGCCCTCGATCTCAAGGTCGAGCGCGAGGAGACGTCGAATTGGGGAACGCCGCTCTACCGCAAGGCTCCGGCCGAACGGCAGGTCGCTACGGCGCGTTTCGTGCCCTATCATCTCTGGGACAACCGCGCGCCCGGGGAGATGCTCGTCTGGGTCCAGTCGGACAAGTAG
- a CDS encoding carbohydrate ABC transporter permease encodes MSTSRERRARKAIRTKSAYHLTGIVISIFFLAPFVITLLASFRPGAEASLPPLPPWPTSGVSFDAYALLDTFGAGIWRHMINSLFVSIATVVLTVAVSLLAGYGFSRYRFPMKNALFVLIIATLMIPFQSILTPLFIILAKLGLNNSLLGLTLVYVTLQLPFSVFMMRNAFDAVPKEIEEAARIDGARDLRLLVRVLLPLVLPGVATVAIFAFLNAWNEFLAALVLLSSNEKYTLPVLMTAVRAGRLGAINWGAVQAGVVVMTIPCLIVFLLLQRYYMRGLMAGAVK; translated from the coding sequence ATGAGCACCTCAAGGGAACGTCGCGCCCGCAAGGCGATCCGGACGAAATCGGCCTATCATCTCACCGGCATCGTCATCTCGATCTTCTTTCTCGCGCCCTTCGTGATTACGCTGCTCGCCTCCTTCCGGCCGGGCGCCGAGGCCAGCCTGCCGCCTCTGCCGCCATGGCCGACCTCAGGCGTCAGCTTCGATGCCTATGCGCTGCTCGATACGTTCGGCGCCGGCATCTGGCGGCACATGATCAATTCGCTGTTCGTTTCGATCGCCACCGTGGTGCTGACCGTCGCCGTCAGCCTGCTCGCCGGCTACGGTTTCTCGCGGTATCGCTTCCCGATGAAGAATGCGCTCTTCGTGCTGATCATCGCGACGCTGATGATCCCGTTCCAGTCGATCCTGACGCCGCTCTTCATCATCCTGGCAAAGCTCGGCCTCAACAACTCGCTGCTCGGGCTGACGCTCGTCTATGTAACGCTGCAATTGCCCTTCTCGGTCTTCATGATGCGCAACGCCTTCGATGCGGTGCCGAAGGAGATCGAAGAGGCCGCGCGCATCGACGGCGCGCGCGACCTCAGGCTCTTGGTCCGGGTTCTGTTGCCGCTGGTGCTTCCCGGCGTCGCGACGGTGGCGATCTTTGCCTTCCTCAATGCCTGGAACGAGTTTCTGGCCGCCCTCGTGCTGCTTTCCAGCAACGAGAAATACACTTTGCCGGTGCTGATGACGGCGGTTCGCGCCGGACGGCTCGGCGCCATCAACTGGGGAGCGGTGCAGGCCGGTGTCGTCGTCATGACGATCCCCTGCCTGATCGTCTTCCTGCTCCTGCAACGCTACTACATGCGCGGGCTGATGGCCGGCGCGGTGAAATGA
- a CDS encoding carbohydrate ABC transporter permease yields MTGSGSETLLPRRRRRRRSNWRGLAYIAPAMALVIVFFIMPVVFTGWMSLHNWPLMGASRWIGFNNYYRMINDTRFMTALNFTAYYTVIVTIAIFAVAFPLAIFVEKERQFVSAYRTIIFLPVVVGLATASLLWVWLANVDSGFIGPALKALGLLEKSPNLLATFDTAFLTVVVMVVWKIAGFTMIILLTGLQAIPSELTEAARIDGAGRWQRFRHLTLPLMRKTIALALIVSVTGSILAFDQFYIMTAGGPQNKMISVVYYIFNQSFVSFNLGYGAALSIVLLAILMAISIVQLWLLRVGEERP; encoded by the coding sequence ATGACCGGTTCCGGTTCAGAGACACTATTGCCTCGGCGCAGGCGACGGCGCAGATCGAACTGGCGCGGCCTTGCCTATATCGCGCCTGCCATGGCGCTGGTCATCGTCTTCTTCATCATGCCGGTTGTCTTCACGGGATGGATGAGCCTGCACAACTGGCCGCTGATGGGCGCGTCGCGCTGGATCGGCTTCAACAACTATTACCGCATGATCAACGACACCCGTTTCATGACGGCGCTGAATTTTACCGCCTATTACACCGTGATCGTCACCATCGCGATCTTCGCCGTCGCCTTTCCGCTGGCCATTTTCGTCGAAAAGGAACGGCAGTTCGTCAGCGCCTATCGCACGATCATCTTCCTGCCCGTCGTCGTCGGCCTTGCCACCGCCTCGCTGCTCTGGGTCTGGCTTGCCAATGTCGATAGCGGCTTCATCGGTCCGGCCTTGAAAGCGCTCGGTCTCCTGGAAAAGAGCCCCAATCTGCTTGCGACCTTCGACACCGCCTTCCTGACCGTCGTGGTGATGGTCGTCTGGAAGATCGCAGGCTTCACCATGATCATTCTGCTGACCGGGCTGCAGGCCATTCCATCTGAGCTGACGGAGGCGGCCCGCATCGACGGCGCCGGCCGCTGGCAGCGTTTCCGGCATCTGACGCTGCCGCTGATGCGCAAGACGATCGCACTGGCGCTGATCGTCTCCGTCACCGGTTCGATCCTCGCCTTCGACCAGTTCTACATCATGACGGCGGGCGGACCGCAGAACAAGATGATCTCGGTGGTCTACTACATCTTCAACCAGTCCTTCGTGTCGTTCAATCTCGGTTACGGCGCGGCACTCTCGATTGTGCTTCTCGCCATCCTGATGGCCATCAGCATCGTGCAGCTCTGGCTGCTGCGCGTCGGGGAGGAGCGTCCATGA
- a CDS encoding sugar ABC transporter substrate-binding protein, which translates to MIKRLLAATSIATLCLFSAASAAENVEMWVRTGIGDSFKKVVEAYNSSHDNKVVVTEVPFSELVQKYATAIAGGQAPDALSMDLIYNPAFAAAGQLEDLTDWAKSLPYFNALSPSHVRLGTYQDKIYGLPLSVETSVFAWNKDLYKKAGLDPEKAPASWDEITANAEKIRALGDDTYGFYFSGGGCGGCMIFTFTPLVWGAGTDILSADSKTATLDTPQMRKAVDIYRNMVKKDLVPAGAASDNGANFLTFTNGKIGQQSLGAFAIGTLVTQHPDINFGVTLIPGVDGKPSSFAGGDNFVVTKGTKKIDVVKEFLEYIYSMDGQKIMAKYGSLPTRGDIADKVLEGLDPRMQVGLKAIAVAKTPYTLQFNDLINSANGPWASFTNAAIFGDDVDGAFSSAQSEMQSIIDSGQ; encoded by the coding sequence ATGATCAAGCGTCTATTGGCGGCGACCAGCATCGCTACCTTGTGCCTGTTTTCGGCCGCGTCAGCCGCCGAGAATGTCGAAATGTGGGTTCGCACGGGGATCGGCGACTCCTTCAAGAAGGTGGTCGAGGCCTATAATTCCAGCCACGACAACAAGGTCGTGGTGACCGAGGTGCCGTTCTCCGAGCTGGTGCAGAAATATGCGACGGCAATTGCCGGCGGACAGGCGCCCGACGCCCTGTCGATGGATCTCATCTACAATCCTGCCTTTGCCGCGGCCGGCCAGCTGGAAGACCTGACGGACTGGGCAAAATCGCTGCCCTATTTCAACGCGCTGTCCCCGTCGCATGTCCGCCTCGGCACCTATCAGGACAAGATTTACGGCCTGCCGCTCTCTGTGGAAACATCGGTCTTCGCCTGGAACAAGGATCTCTACAAGAAGGCCGGTCTCGACCCGGAAAAGGCGCCGGCAAGCTGGGACGAAATCACCGCCAATGCGGAGAAGATCCGGGCACTCGGTGACGATACCTACGGCTTCTATTTCTCCGGCGGCGGCTGCGGCGGCTGCATGATCTTCACCTTTACGCCGCTCGTCTGGGGTGCGGGCACCGACATTCTGTCGGCCGACAGCAAGACGGCGACCCTCGATACGCCTCAGATGCGCAAGGCCGTCGACATCTACCGCAACATGGTCAAGAAGGACCTGGTGCCGGCGGGTGCCGCCAGCGACAACGGCGCGAACTTCTTGACCTTCACCAACGGCAAGATCGGTCAGCAAAGCCTCGGCGCCTTTGCCATCGGCACGCTGGTGACCCAGCATCCCGACATCAACTTCGGCGTGACCCTCATTCCCGGCGTCGACGGCAAGCCGTCGTCCTTTGCCGGCGGCGACAACTTCGTCGTCACCAAAGGCACCAAGAAGATCGACGTGGTGAAGGAATTCCTCGAATATATCTATTCGATGGACGGCCAGAAGATCATGGCTAAATATGGCAGCCTGCCGACGCGCGGCGATATCGCCGACAAGGTGCTGGAGGGTCTCGATCCGCGCATGCAGGTCGGCCTCAAGGCGATTGCCGTCGCCAAGACGCCCTATACGCTGCAGTTCAACGACCTGATCAACAGCGCCAACGGCCCGTGGGCAAGTTTCACCAACGCCGCGATCTTCGGCGACGACGTCGACGGTGCGTTTTCGAGCGCCCAATCGGAAATGCAATCGATCATCGATAGCGGCCAATAA